The following are encoded together in the Labeo rohita strain BAU-BD-2019 chromosome 17, IGBB_LRoh.1.0, whole genome shotgun sequence genome:
- the mocs3 gene encoding adenylyltransferase and sulfurtransferase MOCS3, translating to MDDTVLSLKTQLLEKEKEIAALKKKLLKKQLEEGNSILTGELQEKVTNLSPLKSNTTLNNEDIMRYSRQLLLPELGVKGQVALSNISVLVVGCGGLGCPLAQYLAAAGIGRLGLLDYDVVELSNLHRQVLHTELTQGQPKALSAAQAISRLNSSVHCVPYHLQLSRENAIQLIQQYDIVADCSDNVPTRYLVNDACVLTGKPLVSASALRMEGQLTVYNYRGGPCYRCLYPKPPPPETVTNCSDGGVLGVVPGIMGCLQALEVLKIASGQGSSFEKQLLMFDGQEGRFRSIRLRPKQAECAVCGETPTVTELQDYEQFCGSAATDKCRRLNLLTKEQRVSVQEYKAIIDSSSPHLLLDVRPKVEVDICHLPTSIHIPLSSLENKKAEDITLLKDTISDLKQQMNIKSQVPVFVVCKLGNDSQKAVQLLEKMSGQEIEQITVKDVTGGLMAWAKKIDPSFPQY from the exons ATGGATGATACAGTTTTAAGTTTGAAAACACAGCTCttggaaaaagagaaagagattgCAGCTTTGAAGAAGAAGCTTTTGAAGAAACAATTAGAGGAG GGGAACTCAATATTAACAGGAGAGTTACAGGAGAAAGTTACCAATCTTTCACCACTGAAATCAAACACAACACTGAACAATGAAGACATCATGAGATACAGCAGACAGCTTCTCCTACCAGAACTGGGTGTTAAag GTCAGGTTGCCCTAAGTAATATATCTGTTCTTGTTGTGGGATGTGGAGGTTTAGGCTGTCCTCTTGCGCAGTATCTCGCCGCAGCTGGAATAG GACGTTTGGGTCTGTTGGACTATGATGTGGTGGAGTTGAGTAACCTGCACAGACAGGTGCTTCATACAGAACTGACTCAAGGTCAGCCTAAAGCCCTGTCTGCTGCCCAGGCCATCAGCAG GTTGAACTCCTCTGTTCACTGTGTTCCATATCACCTCCAGCTCTCCAGAGAGAATGCCATACAACTCATTCAACAGTAT GACATTGTGGCAGACTGTTCAGACAACGTTCCTACACGCTACCTTGTGAATGATGCCTGTGTTCTGACCGGCAAGCCTTTAGTGTCAGCGAGCGCTTTACGAATGGAAGGACAG CTCACAGTGTACAACTATAGAGGAGGGCCATGTTACAGGTGTTTGTACCCCAAACCACCTCCTCCTGAGACCGTCACAAACTGCTCTGATGGAGGAGTTCTGGGAGTGG TGCCTGGAATAATGGGTTGCCTTCAAGCATTGGAAGTTCTGAAAATTGCGTCCGGTCAAGGAT CCTCATTTGAGAAGCAGCTGTTGATGTTTGATGGTCAGGAGGGGCGTTTCCGCTCCATACGGCTGCGGCCCAAGCAGGCTGAGTGTGCGGTGTGTGGAGAGACGCCCACGGTGACTGAGCTCCAGGACTATGAGCAGTTCTGTGGCTCCGCTGCTACGGATAAG TGTCGAAGACTGAATCTTCTAACCAAAGAACAGAGAGTCTCTGTGCAG GAGTATAAAGCTATTATAGACAGCTCAAGCCCTCATCTCCTCCTTGATGTTCGACCCAAAGTAGAGGTGGACATTTGCCATCTGCCAACCTCAATCC ACATTCCACTTTCTAGTTTAGAGAATAAAAAGGCTGAGGACATCACACTTTTAAAAGATACAATTAGTGACCTTAAACAGCAGATGAACATCAAATCTCAAGTCCCAG TATTTGTGGTTTGCAAACTTGGGAATGACTCCCAGAAGGCTGTTCAGCTCCTGGAGAAAATGTCTGGACAAGAAATTGAGCAGATCACTGTGAAGGACGTCACTGGCGGATTGATGGCCTGGGCTAAGAAGATAGACCCCTCTTTTCCTCAATATTGA
- the qpct gene encoding glutaminyl-peptide cyclotransferase produces the protein MIRVGRSLGDRRADRTEEMAERRWTTSLLALIGILATLTSCDTVPWQEEKLKHEATTLSSSELSSVVSRTDLDRMWQKDLKPMLVVRYPGSTGSQNVQQHIKSTLGLMTAGWEVTEDAFYAHTPYGQLPFTNIIATLNPAAKRQLVLGCHFDSKYYPPQWDGREFLGATDSAVPCSMILELARAQDDELKTLKDSGSDLSLQLFFFDGEEALYQWTSEDSLYGSRHLAHKMATTAHPPEATNTSQLDGIDLFVLLDLIGGPNPRFGNQFSSTTRWLSRLQNIERRLHALGHLENHPNEVQYFWPGLHVGLILDDHIPFLNRGVRILHLISTPFPAVWHTFDDNEENLDRTSISNINKILQIFVLEYLNKKSQNPIAEAS, from the exons ATGATCCGAGTTGGCCGGAGTCTGGGAGACCGTCGAGCGGACAGAACGGAGGAGATGGCCGAACGACGCTGGACCACGAGTCTGCTGGCTCTGATTGGCATCCTAGCGACGCTGACGAGCTGCGATACCGTTCCGTGGCAGGAGGAAAAG CTGAAACATGAAGCAACCACACTGAGCTCCAGTGAACTGAGCAGTGTCGTATCTCGTACCGATCTGGACCGGATGTGGCAGAAAGACCTGAAGCCCATGCTTGTTGTGCGCTATCCTGGTTCAACTGGAAGCCAAAATGTTCAGCag CATATTAAATCGACCCTCGGCTTGATGACCGCGGGATGGGAAGTGACAGAGGATGCCTTCTATGCTCATACGCCTTATGGCCAACTTCCATTTACCAACATAATTGCAACTCTCAACCCTGCTGCAAAGCGTCAGCTGGTTCTGGGCTGCCACTTTGACTCCAAATACTACCCTCCACAGTGGGACGGCCGCGAATTTCTCGGGGCAACAGATTCTGCTGTTCCCTGCTCTATGATTCTGGAACTGGCTAGAGCCCAAGATGACGAACTAAAGACCCTGAAG GACTCTGGGTCAGATCTGTCACTTCAGCTATTCTTCTTTGATGGAGAGGAGGCTCTTTACCAGTGGACCTCTGAAGACTCTCTCTACGGCTCCCGTCATTTAGCCCATAAAATGGCAACAACAGCACATCCACCGGAAGCCACCAACACCAGCCAGCTCGATGGCATT GATTTGTTTGTTCTCCTGGATTTGATTGGAGGTCCTAATCCTCGCTTCGGTAACCAGTTCTCCAGTACGACCCGATGGCTTTCCAGACTACAAAATATTG AGCGTCGGCTGCATGCACTCGGTCACCTAGAGAATCACCCTAATGAGGTTCAGTACTTCTGGCCTGGCTTGCACGTGGGTCTAATTCTGGATGACCACATACCATTTCTCAACCGAG GGGTTCGGATTCTCCATCTCATTTCCACTCCTTTTCCTGCGGTGTGGCACACCTTCGACGACAACGAGGAGAACCTGGATCGAACCTCCATCAGCAATATCAACAAGATCCTGCAGATCTTTGTTCTTGAATACCTCaacaagaaaagtcagaacCCTATCGCTGAAGCCTCGTAA